From the genome of Tachysurus fulvidraco isolate hzauxx_2018 chromosome 14, HZAU_PFXX_2.0, whole genome shotgun sequence:
AAAATGATGTCAGTCATCATCAATGTGGTTCTGTCTGTGATGGGACAACACCGAAGCTTGACGAGCAGACTATCTGCTGTTAACCCAGTACATGTGACATTTCTCTTGATTCACATTGATTTGTGAATAAACTGTGGGAAAGTGAGCAGGACTTCAAGTCTACATCAGTGCCTTTTCAGAGTACTGCTGAAGGAAACATCATCAGAACATCACAACGATTAAGTTCACAGACTCAGATTTGATTCGCTGCAGAGGCCTAGGAACGTTTGTTATTGTAGTAGCACAGGACAAAGGAGATCATGTTTCAATAGCATGAGCAGTGGCTTTAACAtctaatgtgtgttaatgtttactagCCTTCAGCACATCTCGTCTGTAGCCGCAGCCGTCATTGCTTCCACCGATGACGTAAGCACGGCCTCCGGACACCGCCATCCCGTGCCAAGCTCGCTCCACTGGGCCCTCAGAACATGCGCTCCACTGGTTGGCACGAGGGTCGTAACAGTAGGTCTCCTTCAGGTAGGCCATCCCTCGCCGGCCACATGCGATGTAGATCTTCCCATCAACCACTGCGCCAGCATGGGCGTACACCTGTGATCCATAATCAGCATTacatcaccatcaacatcaTTTAGTATTAATGTAAATCTTTTATGAtattgtaaacaaaaaacaaaaacaaaattacgCCTCTCCCACGGATAGCAACAAATTCACAGCAACCTCGCGTTTGAGTGGAGCCACATATTCCCAGGTGTTTGTTTGGGGATTATAGCGCTCCACACAGTCCAATTCACTGCTGTAGTCACGACCTCCAATGGCATAGATGAAGtcatccaccacacacacacaatggtcaGCATGCTGCTGCCGAAGAGGCTCAATATCACACCAGGTGTTGTGTCGAGGATCGTATCTGGTGACGTAAACCACACTCAGAATGTTTTAAGCACCTACACAGCACTTGGCTCAGCACACACCCTGCCATGAACTTTTCTTAAAGTATAAAACTGTTAGAAACCGATGTTTACTTGCTCACCTCCAGCACCGTGACTCAGCTCTGAACCCACTCGTGTTATTGTCTCCGCCTACCAGGTAAACAAAGTTATTCAGCAGTGCGATGCCCATGTTGGACATTCGGGGTGCACCCTCTGCCCCGAGGTTGCGCCACTCGTCCCAGGATGGGCGGAACACCTGGAAGCGTTCGCCGATGTCGGCTAGCACGCCAGTCGAGAACATGCCTCCAAACCCCAGAATGCAGTGGCAGTTGGAGCGTGGCTGGCTCAGTGGGCTCTGCATGACTGGCTGCCAAAGTTTGTTATTGTGGTAGCGAAGGGCAAAGGAGATAATGTTTCGCAAGTAGCTCGACTCCAGACGGCCGTAAAGGCGCTCTAGGGCGGCCTGCTCCATGAGACAGAAACGCACAGCTTCCATCATGTGCAGAGGCtcctaaagaaaaaatattgatAGAAAGTATCAATCAAACTCACTTTATGACTCATGGCCACATTATAtaattttcttctcattttatttagatttaatctGCATAACCGTTAATCTGCACAGTTTTCTTATCTCTGTGTGTAAAccttttaattaaagtgctaacACAGAGATAGGAGACATACAGACCTCGGTTTATAGCCAGGTAATAAAATCAACTATTATGGATATCTAatgcattatatttattatattcttcTTGAAACAACGTGTCTGACCTGCAGGGGTGCTTGGTCCTTCTCTACCTGCTCAGGACTGTAGTAATAGTGCAGTGCTGCCTCGAACACCTCGCTCTCCGAGCTCACCTCCAGCTCATCACTTGACAGCACATGCAGCACCTTCTCAGGTGGCAGTTGGCGGTATACAGGTGTGCGTGAGAAGGTCTGGATGTTCTTCAGGAGGTACGAACGCACCTTTTCGCCGAGCTGCTCCAGCCCGTAGGCATCAGCAAGCTTCTCCACCTCCAGGATGTTATCGTTGTCCATCCAGGAGAAGAGAAACTCACAGCAGAAGCCAATCACATCCTGAACCTGAAGAAAatggagggaaagaaagaatgcaagacataaagaaagaaaagaaatgtgtttcACAGAggattgtcttttttttacacGCGGGCAACATCAAATAAtagttttaaatagaaaatattgaTAAAACCTGATGGCTGTCAGCATACAGCTAAATAAAGCACATTCTTGAAGCTTCATGATGGTTAGTGGCAGAGACAAGAGATAAGAGCTTTACCTGCAGGAGTGTGGCAGCACACAGCACCTCCTGCACCGTGTCCAGATCCAGCTCAAGCTCAGATGTGTAGATGAAGTCTAACAGTTTGTTCATGGCAGTGTATGTGACTCCAAGAATGGGGATCTCAGTCTGCTGCATCTCCCGCAAACCTCCAGCAAACATGCCTCTGGATTAAGATGAAAAATGATATATTAATACAGTgtgactaaacaaataaaatatattttttttacggCAGACCTAAAGGCAGTGTTTAACACGGTTTTTAAACAGACTTAAGGCTGTGCTTTGTCCATTTGATTGAAAGGCAGGTGAGGACAAGCATGGACCAAAATAACTTAATCTTAAAAGCTCAAAAATCCTCGAGCTAATAACCTTCTGACCTGAAGTAGTCACAGGAAGCAGCCAGGAGGATGCGGTGAGCGTTAACAGGTTTCCCTTCCACAATCAGCACCACATCAAACAGTATTCCTCCTTCACGCAGAGCCAGGAGCCCATCCATCAGcccttgtgagtgtgtgttgctgCGGTACCTCTGCTTGACACACCTCCCAACCGTTCCTGCGCCAGCTAGGGCTGAATACATCTTGTCAGTCATCTCTGCACGACCAGACTCAAGACCTCGTGCTGCTGATCACATTGCCGAAGTCTTcctgtggcaataataaagcaactgcattattattatgatgatgatgatgatcaagATCCATAATGCTCTACCGGCTTCATGCCATGTTCATGTTTCATCTCAATACCAAACATACccaactgtttattttttttttgtgaggaaTATATGTGTAATTAAATCAACTCCAGGTTTCTAATCCAGCTGATTCATGTTTACTACACATTGCAAATGATCAGAGTGATCACGTGACATGACTGTAAATGATAGGctgcatgaatctacagtctGGACCATCAATTAGCCCTAAGCATCATTTCTTACTTCATACCATGCTGTTTTCTTCTGACCTTTGGTGGTGCTGTTGGACTTGGTCTCATCCTTAACGACATTTGTTAAGAGCAAAAATCTGATAATAATATGTCTAGAATGTAAtgttacaccaccaccaccaccaccaccaccaccacacaaaaAGGGCTCAGTCCTGCAAGCACAATTACACCAGCAACCCTGCTACTAACCAAGTAAGATTTCTATAGCATTTAGTCACAGTTATTACTCATACTTGTGCGTATTGAACGCATAAATGTCTCCAATGCAGAGAAAATGCAAACGTACCTGTAAAGGAAACGCAATACTCCAAAACAAAGGTGCTTGGTTACTGAAATAACTTCCTGTTTATCGCCTTTGAGGAAAATATTCGGCTGAATCCCAAATGCATAATTTTACACTTAGTGTGCACTACTTAGGGACCCTAAATAGTGCATTTGGGAAGTTTAGAATAAAgtacacataaaaaaaagaaaaataatcacagCACATCTAGTTGTATGCGGTAATAAACAATttaatgacttaaaaaaatagatattatatttataaaatttattattgttattgttattgttattgttattgttattgttattattattattattattacagaaaatgTTTCACTTAAATTTCTAACTTAAAATTGAATCGAAGAGTGAAGAATTAAAGCTGGGACCTTGTGTTAATGATCAGATGTTGACATTATCAGACAGGTTCCACTTTCAGACTTCCGCGTGACGTCACGGACAAAAACAACAGTCACGTCCGGTGTGGTGGGAAATACCCCCAAACCACGCCCCTTGTGAACATACCCTGCTGTGATTGGACAGGAGGTccgaaaaaataaaatatgctaGATAAAAGGTAGTAAATTACacgtttgtaaaaaaaattaaataaaataaattatatatatatatatatatatatatatatatatatatatatatatatatatatatatatatatacaagttATTCCAGAACTATaattactatactataatataattatagaaCTATAATTTTGTCATTATACTCATActgattgtaaataaaagtgttttttttttaagtccatTCTTAAATGTATTGATTCATAAGTTATTCTTCAGTTCTATCGTCCAGTGCCACtttaattcagatttatttaggtttaggtttaaataaataaaacataatattaataaatgattccatagattgtttgtttgctttaattGCTTGCTTGGATGTTTGTCTACATATAAGTttgggtgtttgtgtttgcttactaaaagtgaaagtgacgtgacatacggctaagtacggtgacccatactcagaaatcgttctctgcatttaacccatccgaaatgcatgcgcgcacacacacacacacacacacacacacacacacacacacacacacacacacgcacacacacacacacggaaaagtgggcagccatttatgctgcggcgcccggggagcagttggggggttcgttgccttgctcaagggcacctcagtcgtggccggcccgagactcgaacccacaacctttaagattacgagtcagactctttaAACATTACCCCGATTTGCCCCAATAAATATATGCCGCCCAACGTGGGGCTCGAACCCACGACCCTGAGATTAAGAGTCtcatgctctaccgactgagctaGCCGGGCAGATAAAAGTAAGTGTAATTAAAAGTGCCAAAACAGCAACAGTTTCTTTCCTCATCACCTTGAtgaacaactcaccataattatatttactgcttcatatctataagtactgtactgcattatcaggactgtcagtcatcaaatcatctgtatatattactcaaactactgctgctatatattgtaaaaaaaatattcacaattctgtttatattgtatctcattgtTTGCATTGCCTTGTACattatagtttgtatagtatagtgttatttatgtctgtacttttgagagtcacaaactgctggaaccaaattccttgtgtgtgtcaacacacttggccgaTAAACCAGATTCTGATTCCGATTCTGATAAATTAGGAGCCAGAATCGTAGTTCTTCTATTTGTCCGGCAGAGGTCAGTCTTTCCATTTTAATTTTTCCTGAGCAAACAAAACATGGAAGTCTGAAATACTTGTAATATTATATTTGAAATAGCTGATATATACGATATAAAGTTTcacttaattaaatattttgagAGTGAGGTATCATAGGTTAAAGAGTTCACAAATGCAACCAAAAAGTGATCAAAAAGTGCAGTATTGCAAGATGAACACATGGATCATATTAGATACTGCAGCGTTGCAAAACACATTTCAgtacagaaagacacagctaCTGTTAAATGAGCCCTTGtgtaataaattcaataaactGTTTTCcaacaaaaaaagataatttCTTGTTAAATGTTCTCACAGTAAACATTATTCAAAACTACAAGCTACTTCATTCTATTCAAAGCACATTagcacacagaaaacacattagCTTTAATCGCTCTCAGTTAAAACAAATTTTAGAGGTCGTTAAACATTCATCGGTAGcataagaaaacattttgagAGCTCATCTAAATAAATGGCCTCATAAATGCATTTATTGAATCCCGGCAGAAATTCAAGCACAAGCACATGAGTtcataaaggtgtgtgtgtgtgtgtgtgtgtgtgtgtgtgtgtgtgtgtgtgtgtgtgtgtgtgtgtgtgtgtgtgtgtgtgtgtgtgtgtgtgagttttatttaaaaataaaagaaaccatCCAGTTTTAGTTTGTCTTTTGCATTTAAGTTCTTCTTAAATCCATTTCAAGCAGCCGATGTGAATATTGGTCCCACTCTGTGGGCTTTTATTGCCTCATAACTAATGGGCCTTGGTGCTCCTATCAGCCCAGTGCCTACTCAGAGCAGTTATAAAAGCTGACATATGTCCCGAGGTTATGACAGGTCGGAAATCAATAAGGACCACATTGTGAGTGGTGTTTGCTATAAAAACaggttggggaaaaaaaatggccACATCTCTAGAGGTTTGTGCTGAAACTGAAATGGCTCTCTTTTAGCTGCTGGCTATGCAAAATGAGCAAGGTTTGTCCCAATAAATCTGTGTTTATTGCTTCAAGCTGGTTGTGCAGAAAGATAActgcttatttcatttgtttaaatgaaaaaaaaaatctttatgatTAACCCGTGAACTTCAGCGACATCTACGATTTATTTCTAATGAAATTCTGAGTTGacatttatgttttgtgttgttcatcgattttgttttgtttctttccttcgATATGCTGGTCATTTTTTTCACTACATTGGCCACACTGCCATTTGACTACCTGCTGCTGATGGTACCAGTGGGATTCAGCTCTGGAGTCATCACTGTTTAATGGGTGTAAGTAACTCTTACTCTTTTGTGTCATATACTTTATGTTTGAGCTTGTTCAGATTTCTTTTCCTATTAAACATCATTGGAACTGTGCTAGAAATGTCCTTCTGTGACTCATCGTGGCACAGAGCTGCTACTTTCTCACAGGAATCATAAAAATACAGCACGAACTAACTAATCAACACCAGGGCCCGTCTTCATAAAAATTTTTAGCGTAAAGTGTTTCTCGTAATGACGAAATTATTAGAAATGTGGGCGTTTCCctttagaaataaagaaaagatcctagtaaagctaaaagttcttcataaagcatcttaaccttTAAAAGAGATCATAAGATCAAAAAGTCctaggagtagtgaggaggacatTTAATAGtcttaagagtttctttatcagaggagaaaatggccgaTAGGTGAAGAggcagaagaaatgtgttgtatacgatgtttaataatgatagtgagttaataagatgatacagattagatcatgtagggatctatttttgtgaccaatcatattagagataacatctcagacacagagcTGAAATGTCATAGcggcagaaatgatataatttgcCTCTATGACATTTCTATGCTGTGTCtgagatatttacatttacatttacaatacatttataacaAACGCAATTCCTACACcatatagtctcaaatatcataacacagagacaaagtggAGGTTTATAAAAGGCCTGATTTTAAAAGCCTCCCCTTTTTTAATGGACAACCAATCAGAGTCTTTCAAATAATGTATCATACCTAGTAACAGTGTTAATCCCCGCATCCCCTCCAAgataaaagtgtttgtattttccttgctcagatTTGCTCTGTGATTGGTCTTGAATCACTCGATAAGATTcctgattaaatttttttaagagaacttaggagctctctgagatcattcttaaaAGCTTCATGTATTCGAGCCCAGAATCACTAGTTCTATGTGGCACGAAGCTTTATAAAGCGTTGCAGTTTTCTCATCAACTGTGTTGAGGTTGTTTTCTTTGAGCGCATGGTTACATgccaaagttgattattttccaataacagcatgaaGTGTTAGACAAAGCCATCTCTAAACAATGCTTCGGTTTAGCCAGGCATCAAGGCcttctctacacacactttaaacatcCCAGCATAAttttctctcctgtcaatcaaagcAACAATACACTGAAAAACAGTTCAGGATTAAACTAAGGTTAAACTGCTGTCTTAGCCGTGAGTTAACTCGAGATAAGCTTTGTTAAACCTCTTAGCAAAATTTCACTTCAATATCCAAAACTTGTCATGACAATTACTACATAACTCAATGAGGATGTCGTATTCGTTTATGTCCGTTTACTTAGCAAGATTTGAAGTTTCAAAAAAGACTCTGTCACCATCAGCAAACATACCAATGTAGACTAATTTTTATTACCGAGAAAAAAGGGTTAATCAACAACCAGAGGACAAACAAAGATAAACGAGAACGGAACGCGTTCATTCAGCTGTGATTTTAGCCGATCGCCACCTACTTTATTGGAAACCTATCACATTTTTTATAGGACCCTGATTACTTACTATCCACA
Proteins encoded in this window:
- the klhl22 gene encoding kelch-like protein 22 — its product is MTDKMYSALAGAGTVGRCVKQRYRSNTHSQGLMDGLLALREGGILFDVVLIVEGKPVNAHRILLAASCDYFRGMFAGGLREMQQTEIPILGVTYTAMNKLLDFIYTSELELDLDTVQEVLCAATLLQVQDVIGFCCEFLFSWMDNDNILEVEKLADAYGLEQLGEKVRSYLLKNIQTFSRTPVYRQLPPEKVLHVLSSDELEVSSESEVFEAALHYYYSPEQVEKDQAPLQEPLHMMEAVRFCLMEQAALERLYGRLESSYLRNIISFALRYHNNKLWQPVMQSPLSQPRSNCHCILGFGGMFSTGVLADIGERFQVFRPSWDEWRNLGAEGAPRMSNMGIALLNNFVYLVGGDNNTSGFRAESRCWRYDPRHNTWCDIEPLRQQHADHCVCVVDDFIYAIGGRDYSSELDCVERYNPQTNTWEYVAPLKREVYAHAGAVVDGKIYIACGRRGMAYLKETYCYDPRANQWSACSEGPVERAWHGMAVSGGRAYVIGGSNDGCGYRRDVLKVACYNPAEDSWSVVSPLPAGHGEPGMAVLDGRIYVLGGRSHDKGSRMKYVHIYDPENDCWESGVSLDTRVSGLSACVALMPRSTLEQARGSTRQAKASWEEVDWGDSDHSSEDG